In Streptomyces sp. WMMB303, the genomic window GGTTGATCACGACCATGAAAGGGATACCCCGCGGCTTCAGGATCCGCTCGATGGTGAACTCCGCCGGCGCCCACGACAGCCACTCCGGAGTGATCGGCACGATCGCCAGGTCCGCAAGGTCGAGAACCTCACGCAGCGCGTCAGCGACCCTGCTCTCACCGAGCGGATCAGCACCCCACGCAGCATCCGGATCGATCTCCATGAAGCCAGGAGTGTCGACAACGACGCGCTTCCGGTTCGGGTCCTTCTGCAGCGCGGACAGCACCCCGACCTCGCCCCGGGTGACGAGGTAGTCGAAGGGCAGCGTCTCTTCAGGAACCTGGTCGGCCCACGTCTCCAGGCTGCCCTGCGGGTCAATCCCCGCAGCGATGACCGCCGCGTCCTCGACGTCGTTCTGCATCAGGCTGCTGCGCCCTGACACGGCCGCGAGATTGACCGTTATGGTCGACTTCCCCGCGCCGCCCTTCTGCTGGATGACGATGACGAACTTCGGGCCTGCATCCGCGGCCGTATTCTGAGCAGGGGTCAAGAGAGCCTCCGTGGCTTCCCCGTAGGTACTCGGATCCTCGACATCATGGCATCCCACCAAGACGCGGGGGAGAGTCGACCCAGCACGCGGCGCGCCGCAACACCGCCTCATCGCGGCCGGGAGGCCCGGACGGTCGCGCGCTGCCAGCCTTCTACAGTTCGAGCTGGGCCATCTGCTCGACCACCTGGCCGGTCACCCGCAGGATGCCCTGGCCCAGCTCGGTGGGGGCCAGCAGGAGACCCAGCACCAGGACGATGAACACCGTGAGCTTCTCGTCGTTGCGGCTCCGCGCCTCTGTACGCCGCCGCAGACGCATCACGACTACGAATGCCAGCAGTACCGCCACGTTGATGGTCAGCACCCGCCCCCCTCTCCCGCGCTGTCTCGTGTGCGCCCCGGTCTCTTGTAGGGCACACGTCTCCCCGGGTGCCGGGCGTATGAGAGGGGTTGGCGCTGAACGGTCCCTATTTGACCGGATGCCACCCCCGCACACACAGCCGCCCCACGACCGCGGGCCCCGCTGCTCCTCTCACGGGGAGCGGCGGGGCCCTATCTCTGTCCTGTCCCTGTCCCCTGGGGGTGGGAGGGGCTGATCAGGAAGGAAAGATAGGAGCATGCCCGAGCGCAGTCTCAATTTCGGTCTCTACGGTGCCCAGGGCCGTAAGAGCGCCCAGCTCGCCGCCGAGGTCCTGGACCGTCTGGCGCTGGAGGGCGGGATCCGTTCCCCGGTCACCACCCGCCGCGGCCTGGGCGCCCGCCTGAACTATCTGACCAACTCGGCGGCCGGCCGTCAGGCGATGGCCGAGGCCGGGATCCAGGTTTCGCGTGCGACGCTGCGCCGCTGGGTCCAGCACAAGCAGACCCCCTCGCGCGCCAACCTGGCCCGTCTCGATGCCGCTTACCGTGCCTACCGGCGCCGGAACGTGGCGCGGCACCTGCTGCAGCGCCTCAACGCCCGGGGCGGTACCCGGGTGGAGATCCAGCCGCTTGACCAGTCCGGCGTGCCCGATCCGCGCAGGCGGGTGATTGCCACCGACCGGGCCGGGTTCCGGCGTCTGCGGATCCGCCGCTGGGACCGGATCGTGGACGCCTGGGCAGCCGCAGACGATGCGGCTCTCGCGGATGCCTGGGAGGTCGAGCTGACCGATCTGGGGTCGCAGTGGGGCCAGTACGAGTACGCCACCTCCGTCGGCTTCTCCGCCTGAACGGCCGGCCACCCGGCCCTCAGACTGACCAAGAAGAGGGGAGTATCACCGGGGCCCGGTGGCGTGGCACTATCCGCGGTTGGGTGTCCATTCCCAGGCTCCGCCGCCGCGCCATTCGATGAGGTTCGCGTCGTCGAGGCGGACGTGTTCCCGTTCCAGGCCGACGCCCTCCAGTATGTCCAGCAGGTCCATGACGTTGTGGGCGGTGCCGAGGATGTGGCCGCGGGCCACCACCTGCCGGCCGCCCTCACTGTCGGGAGCATGCACGACCACCGCGGCCACTACCGGCCGCCTCCGGACGGTTCCCAGACGGTGGGCCCGCCGCCGCGCCATTGGATGAGCGGCCCTTCCAGGTCGACCTCGCCGGGTTCCCAGCCGGCCTGTGCCAGCAGGGCCAGGACGTCTTGCGGCCCGTGGGCGCGGCCCAGGATGCCGTCGTGCAGCCGGACACGACGGCCGCCCTCCTCATCCGGCGGATACACCGTCACCGGGACAGCCATAACCCCACCGTGCTGCACGCCGGGTTCCGGCGCATCTCGGGTCAACGCCGCCCCTGGCTTGGCCGGCGGTGCTCCTCCCAGGCGAGGAGTGTGCTGGGTGTGCTGCCCACTTCCGCGGCGATGCCCTTCAGCCCGCGGCTGCCTACTGCGCTGCGGGCCTCGGTCAGGTCGCCCCAGCCGCGGGCGGCGAATTCGGCGTCGAGCCGGGCGTAGGCGGCGGCTCGCCGGGGCTGGAGCCGCGCACCGGCCGTGGCCCACCCGTCGCCGAGGATCTTCCTGCGCCAGTACGCGATCGTTCTTGGGTCCCGCTCCGCCCTGCGTCCGACCTCGTGGAGGCTGAGATGAGCGGTGTCACGGATGAAGGTCTCCCACCCGGAATGGCCGAGGCCGCGGGCCATGGCGTCGAGGGCTGCCCGTTTGTTCGCGTGGGCCTGGCTGCGGCCCTTGACGATGGTGGCCCGGTGAATGGCCCGAACCTCGGGCCGGGGCGCGGTGGCTACGTGGCGGGTGTTCCCGGAGCGCCCGGCAGCGCGGCGCTCCTCGGGGCTCTGCCGCTGGGCGATGGAGGCGAGTTCACCGCGAGCTTGGCGGGCGCGGGCCTGCTCCCGCCACCTGTCACTCAACTCCGGGCTCACGAGCGGGTGGGTGGCGGCCAGGCCGTGCCGTTCGCGGTAGTCGTCCGGGTGCATGTCCTCGCCGCGGTGGAGGTGCATGTCGAGCCT contains:
- a CDS encoding ParA family protein produces the protein MTPAQNTAADAGPKFVIVIQQKGGAGKSTITVNLAAVSGRSSLMQNDVEDAAVIAAGIDPQGSLETWADQVPEETLPFDYLVTRGEVGVLSALQKDPNRKRVVVDTPGFMEIDPDAAWGADPLGESRVADALREVLDLADLAIVPITPEWLSWAPAEFTIERILKPRGIPFMVVINLHDPRDGDTALDKVKKWIDEHDYPRVPDPIRKYKIHAHAAEDGLTVVEYKESGTALRAREDFMNLALSVEQAL
- a CDS encoding transcriptional regulator, whose product is MPERSLNFGLYGAQGRKSAQLAAEVLDRLALEGGIRSPVTTRRGLGARLNYLTNSAAGRQAMAEAGIQVSRATLRRWVQHKQTPSRANLARLDAAYRAYRRRNVARHLLQRLNARGGTRVEIQPLDQSGVPDPRRRVIATDRAGFRRLRIRRWDRIVDAWAAADDAALADAWEVELTDLGSQWGQYEYATSVGFSA
- a CDS encoding MucR family transcriptional regulator; translated protein: MPRGTQPEDAAGHLQCLECGRWYRRLDMHLHRGEDMHPDDYRERHGLAATHPLVSPELSDRWREQARARQARGELASIAQRQSPEERRAAGRSGNTRHVATAPRPEVRAIHRATIVKGRSQAHANKRAALDAMARGLGHSGWETFIRDTAHLSLHEVGRRAERDPRTIAYWRRKILGDGWATAGARLQPRRAAAYARLDAEFAARGWGDLTEARSAVGSRGLKGIAAEVGSTPSTLLAWEEHRRPSQGRR